The genome window CCCCCGAGGGTGTACCGGTGGGAAGCCGGCTGCCCTCGCCACAGGGGCTCTGCGATCACAGCCCTGGAGGCCAACCGCTGGCCCGCAGCAATGTCCACTGGCCCCAGTGGGCTCGGGTTTCCCACTACTCAGCCTAGGGGGCGCCATTCTAAGGGCATCCAAGAGGAGCCCTCCTCAGGAGGAAGGCAGATGGGAGAGGGTAGGGGCTGGACTGTCACTGGTCTCTGTCTGGTTGCCAGACCCGGGCTGGAGCACCGAGCCCCACTAGGTTCCTGAGGACCCGCCGCCCACCAAAGTGGGGCAGGGAGGTGTGCCAGAATGTTCCAGGGAAGTGAGAGGGTGAAGCAGGGAACGCCGCCTCTGGGGTCTCCAGTGGGGTGTGCTCCGCACGCAACCCACCTCCCATGGCTCCTGAGTGGAGTGTGGGGAAGGAGACAAAACTCACAGCTTCTTAACAAGTGGCTGGGAAGTTACCAGAAAATTCAAATACGAAAAGGGTTACTTGATAGAAGAAAAACTAGCTTACGTATTTCTCTGGAAGACATTCTCCACCCCATGCCCCCTGCGCCCCTGGACTCCCCACAAAAAGGGCAGCGGGCCTGGCTTCTGTGATGCCACATCAGGGGGACGCGGGAGCAAGGGCAGGGCCTGCGGCCAGGGCACCtcgggaagggaaggagggaggcacAGAACCAACCGAATCTGCGAGAGGCAGCAGAGgccaggctgggtggggagggggccacGGCCTGACTCAGCCTGAGAAAATGGGGACCCTGCGTCCCTGTCTGCAGGGGCCGCGGCTGCAGGAGGGGCGAGCCAGGCCAACTCCCCGCCTCGGGAGGACAGAGGCCCTGCGTGTGCGGGGCTGCCAGACGGAGGAGGAGGCAAGAAAGAACACTGCCTCtaacattatatattaaaaatatccatAGTTCTTATGCACAAAATTCCATCATTCACATGTGAATATCACCCCTGCCTCTCCAGGAGCAGCCTTAAGAGAAAGATGGTGGTTTTCCTTTGCAAGCTGAGAAAACAGCACTCAGTCTTTATGGTCTTGGGAACTGCggcccccccctccccaccaagtcTCCGCATGGCTGGGCACTGGGTGCCGGAGTCTGGCGGCGGGGCACTCACTCGTGCCTCCGCTTGGAGGGCGGGACCAGGTGTGGAGGCAGGTCGGCGGGCAGCTCGTGGCCCTCCAGCTTGACTTTGATGAGGTGGTTGGCCAGGGCGAACTCCTCGTCGTCCAGCAGCCCGTCCCGGTCCACGTCGGCCAGCTTCCAGATCTTCCCCAGCACAGTGTTGGGGAGCTTGGACTTTACCATCTCCTTCTTGGCGTTGGCGCCCGTGATCTTGCCGTTGACAGGTGACAGCGTGTAGAAGATCTCGTCGTAGGTGGGCTTGTCCTTGCCCACCACCCACTCGACATCGTCGATGCCCTCACCAGCCCCCTCACCATAGCCGTGCCCAAAGGGCCCGTTCATGGTGCCGTCGAAGGCACCGCCCTTCACGACCTGGGCGGGCATCAGGGACTCCTCCTGGCGCACCATCACCATTAGCCGGGCGATGTCGTTGGCCAGCATGTCGTCCACTGTGTCCAGCAGCTTGGGCTTCAGGGCCTGGAATTTGCTGAAGTCCTGGGTCTGCAGGAGCTCCTGTCGGGGCGGGGAGGGCGGACAGGCCTGGGTCAGGCCCCCCTGGGCTCTGGGGCCGCAGGTGCAGCAAAGGGTTCCCAAGAAAAAAGAGCTGGCGCCACCTCGGGGCCCCAGCCACTTCCATCTTGGCTCCCCCATCTCTTAAGCCGGAGGTAAAAACAGTCCCCTCCTAGCAGGACTGAGGCAAGAATTAAttgggaggaggctggggtgcctggcacagccctgccctctccctACCCCTCTGGGTGAGTCACCACATTCCCCTGTGAGGTGTCATGGCCCGGGTCCACCTCTCCCCGGGTCAGCTTCCGATTGGGTGGGGTGCTGCTTCCACTCTGGGAGGCCCCACCCCGTGGAGCCGGGGTTCCCTCCAGAATCACTGCCCCGGTGCCCCAAGCCGTCCGCATTCCGATCCCCACCAGCCCGCTCCCAGGGCACAGGGGGCGGCTGTACCTGCATCTTGCGGAGGTTGGGGAAGTCACCGGGGGAGATCTGATGCTCCCGCTCAATCTTCTGGTAGATCTCGCCCAGGTTGTTCACCAGCTCTTTCTTCTTGCTCTCCTTCCCGAAGACATTGGGCATCTCCTTCTTGAGGGAGCTGATGATGTACGCGTGGACCTGTGAAGACAGGGAAGGGGCGGAGTTAAGTGCTTCCTGGACACCTTCTCAGGGCGTGGCCTGATCAAGTTATGCCCATCATGATCATCAGGACTGCCTCGGGGATGACTAAGAATTAGAAAACTCCCATAAGGATATTCCCAGATGTTTCAGGCTTTATCTAACTCAGTACCTTAGTTAGGTATATCTAACATAGATCCTGCCAATTAGGGTGGCACACCCTTCCCTTCCCTACAGCGGGCGGTAATGCTGGCAGCCTGTCGAGCACAGCCCTCCAATCCCATGGCCTTGCCAAGCAGCGTCCAGCTAGGAGGGCTGCAGCCAGCCAGCTTTACGCCCTCTTCTCCCAGACCTGCCAACTCCACCGTGAAAAACCCCTCCACTAGCCTGACGCTGTCTTCCCTGCAGGGCTGAAACCTGGCTGAGAACTGCCCGAGGGAAGCAGGTTGGTCACAGGGTCACAGTCACAGCTTTGCTCCTTACAGGCTGGCAGAGACTGAGCGACTCAGtccaggaaaaggaaacagtctCACAACAGCAGGTGCAGGACAAGACTGGAGAggctggggctttccaggcaggGTGACTCAATGTGCCGAGGGCCGCGCCATTACACACCATCTCTGCAGATGAACAGGCAGGGGCCCAAAGCCTGCCCCTCATTCTGTCCTGAGGCTGAGCGAGAACCCTGCAGGAGTGGGGCTGGATGGCAGGCTGGGACCGGGGGGGCGGGGCAGCGGTGGCGTGGTCCTTTCCTGTGACCAAGCAGAAGTTGGACCGGAAACAGGAGGCCAGCACTCCCCTCCATTCACCACTCTCTTCCTCAGCTCAGGACACCACTTGTCCCTTGAGGCCAGGAGCCACTTACATGGATGTTCTAATGGGTTCCTTTCTCAGAACCAGCTCACCATCAGGAAGGTTCCAGAAGTGAGACAGCTAGAGAACCGAGCAGCCCCGAGTCCTGTAGGGCGGGGTTCTCCTAGCCCAGCCCCGAGTCCTCCAGGGCAGGGTTCTCCCTCTTTACTAAGCATATAGCAGGTCACAGGAGACTGTGTCCAAATGCAGATTCCGGTTCAATAGGGCAGAGGTGAGGCCTAGAAACCTATGCTTCTAGCAAGCTCCAGTCTACTGGTCCTGGGGCACTCTAGGTAACCAGGGTGGAGACACACCAAGGGGTGAAGGATGAAGGGTCACTGCCCGTTATTTGGGACAGGGAGTACTCAGAGCTACCTGAATTCAGGCCTCAAGACAGTGGGTGTCCTGAGTCACTGTTTGGCCCACAACAGAGTGCCAAAGCCTCTGGGCTACACACAGGCAGTCAGCTCCGCAGGGGCAGGAGCACTGCCTGGGGGGTGCCCGGCTCTCCCAGGACAGGGCTTGCCCCTGGAGATGCTCATGATGCGGCATTATTCAAAATCACATGTCCTAAGAGGATATGCCATTGATCctgtggtaaagagtccacctgccaaagcaggagactcgaGGGACATGGTTTccattcctggggtgggaagatcccttggagaaggaaatggcaacctactctagtcttcttgcctaggaaattccatggactgaggaacacGGACagaggcaacagtccatggggtcgcgaagagctggacacaactgagtgtgtgagcacagacacacagggaaCATGCTCTGCTCCTCGATGCCTGAAGGGTCCACTGGCAGCATTAACCTTCCCTTCCCAGACCCCGGAGGCTTGCGCAGTGCTCAGCCAGGCACTGAGGCTCCAAACTTGAGCAATTCAGATGCTGTGCGCAGATGCCAGCAGGCCCTGAGCTTCCATGGAGGGCAGGGATGGCTTGCAAGGCCTCTGGGGCAGAGGCCACCCAGTGGCTTCCCTGGGCCCGCAGGCCTGCGCCCCAGTTCTCCACGAACTACCTCCTGTTCCAGCTGAAGCATCACTTCCCGCCCGGGTCCCCCCAGTCTGGTCCACCCTCCTCAGGACAGGTCCCCAGCCACCTGCTTCCGTAGCAACCAAGACGATACAAATAAACTGTGCTTTCTTTTCGTCCTCTGCTTTCCCCTGTGTGGCGGAGAGATGCTGGGAGGCTGGGAACCTGGCAGTTCCCACTGCATCCCCGCACGTGCTGCAGGCACTCAGTGCTTGGCAGGCCTGGGGGGCCAGCCGATGAGGCCCTGAGCAGCTCCCCACCCACGCTCCACTCCTCAGGCCGCCCCTCGGTAGAGTGGCATCTTCTTGTTTTGATGTTTATGTGTTAAAAGGAATCTCAGTGAGGAAGAGGTTGTACCCATGGGTGCACAAGAGGACAGATTCAGACGAGGCATGGCACAGTGTGGCCAACGAGTGCAGGGCCGGATCTGGGGCACCCAGTCCCAGGGCCCTGAGCGGCCGCCCAGAGCGCCCTGGCCCGCGGCCGCCCGCCCCGCGGTCTACCTTGGCCAGCCGCGCCCTCTTGATTAGGTCGTTGAGCTTCCTGAGGGCTGCGTTTCGGGGCAGAGACTGGATGTCTTTGAAGAGGTCCTGCTCCTCGGCCTCGAAGAGCTTGCGGTTGTCGGGGATGAGGAGCGGGTGGGACCAGAAGGAGCCGATGTACACCCGGACCACCTCAGGGGTGTTGATGATCTTCCCCAGGGACCACATGAGGGCCCCGTAGACCCGCATCAGCTGCTGTGTCTCAATCTGGTCGGCCTTGTTCAGCACCACACGGATCTTGTCCTCGTGGTTCTTGAGGGCCTTGATGACCTCCGAGAACTCATCAGAGATGTCCAGCTTGTGGGCGTCAAAGAGCAGGATGATTCGGTCCACCCGCTCGGCAAACCACTCGAGGACGGCCGCGAAGTCATACCCTGCCGGAAGAGAAAGGGTGGGTCAGGGGCCCTGGGGGTCTGATGGCTCCCATCTCTGACTTGGCCTGGCAC of Bubalus bubalis isolate 160015118507 breed Murrah chromosome 5, NDDB_SH_1, whole genome shotgun sequence contains these proteins:
- the EHD1 gene encoding EH domain-containing protein 1, giving the protein MFSWVSKDARRKKDPELFQTVSEGLRQLYAQKLLPLEEHYRFHEFHSPALEDADFDNKPMVLLVGQYSTGKTTFIRHLIEQDFPGMRIGPEPTTDSFIAVMHGPTEGVVPGNALVVDPRRPFRKLNAFGNAFLNRFMCAQLPNPVLDSISIIDTPGILSGEKQRISRGYDFAAVLEWFAERVDRIILLFDAHKLDISDEFSEVIKALKNHEDKIRVVLNKADQIETQQLMRVYGALMWSLGKIINTPEVVRVYIGSFWSHPLLIPDNRKLFEAEEQDLFKDIQSLPRNAALRKLNDLIKRARLAKVHAYIISSLKKEMPNVFGKESKKKELVNNLGEIYQKIEREHQISPGDFPNLRKMQELLQTQDFSKFQALKPKLLDTVDDMLANDIARLMVMVRQEESLMPAQVVKGGAFDGTMNGPFGHGYGEGAGEGIDDVEWVVGKDKPTYDEIFYTLSPVNGKITGANAKKEMVKSKLPNTVLGKIWKLADVDRDGLLDDEEFALANHLIKVKLEGHELPADLPPHLVPPSKRRHE